The DNA sequence ATTACTCAAATATTGCAGTATCACTAATTCGAGTAATCAACACGAAGATCACCTTTAATGTTTAAGCAACCAATGAGAAAaaagacgaagaagaagaagaagaaggagagagagagagagagagagagagagagagagagagagagagagagagagagagagagagagagagagacaccCACAACTCACTTTTCTAAATCCAGGTGATGAAACTTCAGCTCTCAACCCAAAATTCAAGAATCAGCTACTTTTTCTCCGAGCTTTTCATCCACCAAACGGAATAAGCTCAACATTAGCTTTTCATTCCAGTCACTTTCCCAGTATCCAAACTCAAACCTTTAAAaggaatttttcctttttgtaTTCTAAACTACAGCTAGGAAGAGTTGCTTACACTTCTCAGTTCCTTTAAATATCCGTAATGGAACTTTTCCCATCTACCCAGATAGATGAAATTATAAAAGAGTAAAAGGGGGAAATTTTTTCAGAACTGTCTAAGTGAAACATTTGAACCCACGAAGTGACTCAGTATATTCTGGCAGTGTAGATTCCATTTCCAGCCATAAACAGAATCCCAACTGAAAATCAAAGCCCACCTTCGAAAAAACAAAAATCTGAACTCATTTGCCAAAACAgaacaaaaagaaaacaaacccacggacccaaacccaccgAGCAGGCAGCAGAGACAATTTTCAGAACAGAAAAAAAGGGTATCAAAACATTGAAACTGGGGAAAACGGACGAAGACCCAAAAATGGAAAAATCATTTGTGAACGACAATCAAACGAAAAATTCTCTTTTGCTCGCTCTCCTCTCCCCTCCcaaagaaaattagaaaataataataataataaaagggtTTGTTCTTGGGGAAGAGTGGATTTGTGAACAGGGAGTTGTCGACGAGATCAAGGTGGAATAGACTGACTTGTCGCCGAGAAATCAGAGGTCGACTAGCAAAGCTCAGacagctttttcttttctatgacttattaatatttatgtCAAACTCTACAACCCGACATCACATACTCTCTTCTCttttactttattatttatatatatattaatagtgAAATGATTACAAAGATGTTAAATTTGTGAAAGTGATTAAGTATTTGTTTAgtttaaacaaaaaatatttaagttttaattaattttacattatTGAGGGATGTACTATATAGTATAGTGTGTTATGCTGAACACAGACAAGATTCCCACCGCATTTCTTTTGtttaatattaataagtaaattattattttgtcaaaTTCTATCCAAATTTACATAAGATTCCTCTCAAATTCGCATTTCGCACAGTGAAATTGATGGTGTCAACTGTCCAATGTCCATCTTACTTGTTCCTCATTTGTTCTCTTTTCATTCGCCTCTcaacaataataaaaagtatttttattttggagtgtagtcttataaaaaaaaattattagatacAATGACTATAGAGAACTAACATCATGTTTCTTCTTGGTGTAATTCCGATATAATTAGCattacaattttattattttgttttaattttacaaattaaaattataagatgttttgtatatttttacattttttttttgaaaccatAATACCAttcttctattttattttatttttttgattaagAGGCCTAGTACCAGCCAAAGGAAGCAAACAAAGAGCGCAACACACAAACAGAGAACAAAGAAGCTACAAACAAGCAGCAAACAGAGAGAAACTAAAACGAACTTGCCTGCAGGAACAAGCAGTAAACCAAACTAACAACTAAACTAGCTAAACTAAACTTAAAACCAAATTAAAATAGATAAGTAACCGAATCAGCCATCCACCAAGGGAGAAGGTGGGAAACCGAAAAAATTGGGTGCCTCAAAACTCCCAAATAGTTGAGAGTGCAGGGCCCTTTGAGCCGCATTGTGGGCTACACGATTGTGATTTCTGGGGATCCAACTGATCTCCCACAGGTCAAACTTAGTAAATAACTCATTGAACTTGGAGGCAATGTCTTTGATGTTGTAGTGAAGCTTGTCCAAAGCATTGTTATCTATTGAAATTGCAGATACAGCCCCAGCCGAGTCACACTGGAAAATTATGTTCTTGTGGCCGAGCTTGATGGCGTTTTCAGCTCCCCAGCAAAGGGTAGCAAGTTCCCCTGCTTGAGGTTCACTATACTGAATTCGGGTTGTGTGTATGCTTGTGATCTCCCCCTTGTCATTTCTAAAAATTGCCGCTCCAACCGATTAAGCTTGGTCGATCGCTACATCGGTGTTGCATATGAACCAGCCCTCAGGAGGAGGCAGCCACTGCATCATCGGAGCTGGGCCACATTGAAGGGTCTGAAAAGCCTTCTGAAGCCGATTATCGATCAGCTGGAGGATTATCTTTGTGGGCGTGCATTGTTGTTGGTGAACCACCTTGTTTCTTTCGCTCCAAatcttttcgaaaattattgCAGCCCCCTTAAGGAATGCATGAAGGCTGGTATCTTTTGGTCTGTTATCGGTGATTTTGAACCAGTTTATCCATTCCTCCCAATTGGAGAAGTTGAAGGAGCAAGTCCTAATACTCCAACAGCAGTCAAACCACAAGGAACGAGCCAGATGACATTTCCAAAAGATGTGCAACGAGTCTTCAACTACCAAAGAACATAGAGGACAATTGGGATCATTAAGGCCAGCAAAGAGTTGTAGTTTACCTCGAGTTAATAGGCAATTGGAGAGTATTCTCCACCAAAGCATTTTAAGTCTCGAGTGCATCTTAGTTCCCCATAAAATCCACCATTTTTCATTACTAGTGATTCCTTGATCAAGGTTTTTTATGGTTCGGTAGGCTGAGCGGATAGTGAATTTGCCATTACTTTCAGGAGTCCACAACCAAGAGTCTTCCACTGGGTGGTTTGGTTTGGTGATATTCAAAATTCTTCTGGCGTCTTCTGGCTGGAACCATTGGTGGACAAGGTCCTCCCTCCAGGTGAAGTTGTGTATAAAGTTGCACACTAAACTGACGCCCTGAGTTGCATCAAGCCTCGGTTGAGGTTGGAGATTGCCTAAGGGAATCCAAGGGTGAAACCAAATGGATGTTGATTCACTGTTTCCAATTTTCCGGCACATACCTTTGTGAAGTTGATTCCGGGCTTTGAGAATTGCCTTCCAAAGCACAGAGTCGGAAGCTTGAGGGTCAAGGTCAAGGAAGTTGTGATTCTTGAGATATTTAGCACCTAAGACATGCTTCCAAAGGCTTGAGTCATCCGTCAACACTTTCCAAGCCCATTTCATGAGAAAAGCTTGGTTGGTTGCCTCCGTAGTTCTAAATCCAAGACTCCCATGGGTTTTTGGTTTGCAAAGGGTCTCCCAAGCAACACAATGTAGCACTCGCTTTTCTTCTGTATCACCCCACCAGAAGTCTCTAAGGGCTTTATCAATTTTGTTGGCAGTGGTGGTGGGAATAACATCTGAAGAAGCAACATAATTAGACAGAGTTGAGCCGACTGATTTGATAAGGCATGCTCTTCCCGCGCTAGAAAGGAGTTTGGCTTTCTAACCCTTGATACGCAACAAAACCCGGTCCACCAAGTTGTTGTAGTTACTCGTTCTTCTTGAAGTATTGAAGAGCGGCAGTCTTAAGTAGGTCACCTTTTCAGTCATTTGCTTCATTCTTAGGATTTCCTTGATTGTTTGGATTCGCCCTCGGGGCACTCCACAAGAGAAGAAGACTGAAGATTTATGGAGGTTAATTGACTGTCCTGACCACTCACAGTAAGTGGCCAAGCATTCCTTGAAGGCTTTAGCTTCCTTCGTAGAGGCTTGCCCAAAGAGCATGATGTCATCAGCGAACATAAGGTGATCGATAGTCGGGCCGTGTCTACCCACCTTGATCCCTTTAATCTGGCCTCTTTTTTCCTTATCCAAAAGAAGGCGGGAAAGCGTTTCAGCCGCAAGTATAAACAGAGACGGGGAGAGAGGATCTCCTTGTCGAAGGCCTCGGGGCTTGATCTTACCCGCTATGGAACCATTTAGGAGGAGCTTGATTTCTTGCACAGAAATACAGGCACGGATCCATCCCAGGAAGGGATTAGTAAACCCCATATTCGAAAGAATTAGCAGGATGAAGTCCCAGTCCATTTTGTCATAGGCTTTCTCTAAGTCAAGCTTGATCATCATAAAGCCTCTATTATTTTTCCTCTTTTTCATAGAATGGACTATCTCTCTTGCAATCATCGAGTTCTCAGCAATGCTTCTGCCTCTGATGAAAGTCGCTTGGTTCGGGGAAATAATTCTTGGGAGTATCCCACGTAGTCTCGAAGCAATGATTTTCGAGATGATTTTGTAGGAGACATTGCAGAGTGCAATCGGACGGTAGTCTTTGGTTGATAAAGGAGCTTCATTCTTTGGGATTAATACAAGGGAGGTATCATTGATGAAGCCTGGCAGCTCCAAATGAGTGAAAAAGTGGGTAATTATTTCAAAAACGTCCTCACTAACGGTATTCCAATGATGCGAGTAAAAGCTTGGGGGGAGTCCATCCGGTCCCGATGCCTTATCTTTCCCCATCTCTGAGATCGCCGCGGTGATTTCCTCAGGATTGGGTATGGCATTTAGGAGCAAATTATCCCCATCCGTCAGATCCTAGGAAGGGAAGATTAAATTCGAGCTAGGCACTTGGAGCGAGACTTGCTTCGAGAAAAGATCATTATAGTAGTTGAGGAAGCATTTTGCAATTTTGGCTTGGTCTCTAATCCACTCACCATCGACCGAGTTTCTAATGCATTGGATGTAGTTTCTCCTCCTTCTCACGATAGTAGATGCCATGAAGAATTTTGAGCACATGTCTCCCTCGGAGAGCCATTGAACTCGGGATTTTTGGCGCCAATGGATTTCATCTCTAAGGAGCGCTTCAGCAGTTCCTTCTTTGCAGAGTctatatgagatatattatcaggCGACTTTGTTTCCAATTCCCTGAGAGAGGAAGAGGCTTCATGAATTTGCTGCTTGAGATccttgaaatgagttttattccaTCACATCAGCCTCGGCTGGTGTTTTTGGTCTTACGGTGGAAGTTGATCATGGGGTTGGAATGTAGTCTTTTCATCCAGGCTTCCTTGACTACCCAACAGCATCTAAGGTCCCTAGCCCACATGTTTTCATACTTGAATAATCGGCCTTTGCACATCACGCCACCGTTTGTGTCGAGAAAAATAGGTCTGTGATCTGAAACCGAGGATGAGAGTTGATTTACTATGGCAGCCGGGAATAACATTCGCCAATCCGTGGAGGCAAGGCCCCGGTCAAGTCTGGCCCGTTTGAGAGACCCTGCACCTGGGGAGCGAGTATTGCCCCTAGACCAAGTGTAATCCGAACCAACGAACCCCAAATCAATTAGGCCGGTGCGATTCACCATTCTTCTAAAGTCAAATGCATAACGGGAGGAGTTACTGCTGTTAGCATAGTTGATACATTCTGAATCTTGCAAGGTGCCATTTAAATCGCCTACAATAAGTATTGGGGTTGTTGCTAGGAGAACCAAGTCTCCAATTGAGCGCCATAATTCATCTTTGTCCGTGGCATGAGGGGGGCCGTAGGTACCCAAGACCAGCCATTTTCCTCCTTGGGGGTCAGAACTAATTTTTTCGACAATAACTAACTTATTTGCTGATAGAATTTTGCATTGGACCCCTTTTAACCAACATAATCCAAGACCCCCAGATAAACCAATAGGCGGGATATAATGAATCCCAGTAAAATGCAGCTTATTACAAATTGCAGTGAACTTACTTTGTGGTATGCGAGCTTCAGAGATGAGAAGCATATCGGGTTGATGCTGACGGATGAGAGCCGTCAGTTGATGAACTGTCGTGGAACTCCCGAGTCCACCACAGTTCCAAGCGAGGATTTTCATGGCGATTGTGGAGACTTTTGCGGGCAAGTCTTCGAAGCCCCAAAACAAAAATCCACATCGCTGGTGTGAGCATTGTCTGGCAGTTCTTGTAATCGGCAGGAAGTGGTTGGGTTAGCTAATTTCTCAATCACCACAAAGTGATTATTTAGATCAATTTTCAGGTCAAAGTCTTTCCCGTGCCACTGGTTCTTGATTGAAGAGAAGAAACCTCCTTTCGCCTTAGATGCTTTCGTTTTGAATTTCTTAGGTGTGGAGGAAAGCTTAGCCGTAGTAGGAATCGTTTTTCCTTTTCGTTTCTGAGTAGGACTGGTTTCGGTCTCAGGATTAGGCGTGGTTGCTTTTCTGGGTCTTCCTCGACGCCTGGGAGTGGTAACTACAGAAGCTTGACCAAGAGCAAAAGTGCCAGTAGGTTGGGGATTACTTAATGAGTCGCTGTACGAGGTTAATGAATTCTGAGATTCATTAATGATTTCTTCATTACTCTTGTCTTCTGAGGTGGGAGAGAAAGCCTTTTTTCCATTATTTGGCATTGGTGCTAGGCTGAGTAGGATACCGTCCGAGGCCTTCCTTTTCCTTGGGCCCTCCAAGTGTTCTTGGACCCTAAAGTCCTCAATGTTGAGGATGGGGTTGAAGAGTTGAGGCTCACGGTGGAACTTATCCACTGTTAGGGATCCAAAGAGAAGTTCTCGGGCTTTGTCTTGGGCCCAACATTCATTTGAGGGCCATGGGACAATTTGGGCCTGAGTGCCTAATATTGAGGCCTTATAAGGAGAGAGGCAACCTTTCTTCACTTCGTTGGATGGGGCCATTCTGTTTTGGTTCAGATTAGCATCAATCGGGGAAGAGGAAGCAGAGGCACGCTTCTCCTCCATATGGTTACTATGTATACACCTTTCCAAAGGTTTCCTGTTGTTTCCCACAGAAATGGTAAGGTCCTCTTTTATCATTGCAATATCATTGTCTTGCTTTGTGAGgagattattgccttttgaACTGGAACCCTTTATGGTAAACGTTTTTGTCCTTTTGTCTTCAGAGGGTGTTGCAGCATCAATAAGCTCCTGGACATTGACTTGCTTTGAGTTTTGTCCAAAAGGGGATATTTCGCCTATACCCGGAAGATAAACCATAGGCAGTTGGGTAATGACCATCACCGGCTCGTTCCCATCATTGTCTTCATCGGACTCGGCCACTATTCTTCGCTTTGACGGGAGTTGCATTCTGCATTCACGCATCTCCACCTCCTCCCGGTTACGAATGGCTTTGTGGACCTTAATTTGGTTGCATAGAACAGGATCCTTCCCTAATCTCTTCTGCAGGACCCAATCTTGGAACCACTTAGCTAAGGGGGTGGTGAATGTGGATTTTTCTTTGACATCATTCCCTAACCAAGTTCCATATAACGGGTAGAAATTGCCTAGACTGTCTTTAACGACAGTAGGAGCTTTATAGCATGAACTATGTTCATGTGAAAGCACACCACATTTGAAGCAGAGTTTTGGGAGTTTCTCGTATTTATATTGGATCCAGAGATCCTTCAGTTTTTGTCACCGAAGGAAGAAGCCACAGAAAATAGGTTTGTTGATGTCAATGGTTGCTCTGAATCTCAGGGTACTTAATCCAACAGCATCTTCAATTCTTGCTGGTAGTTCGTCGACCGGTGAGGCCTTGGCAGCCATCTTCTGAAGATTAGAAAGGTTCCCGTAAAAGGGTGGGATACTCTCCACATTAACCCACATCGGAGTTTTGTCAAAACGGACCTTAGCTGGGGTGAGCTAGGCGGGCCAGGGCATGAGCACCATGAGCGCACCGCACACGAACCAGGGCCTGCGGGCTAGGACATTCATTGCATCTTCTCTTATGGCGAATGTGAATTGGAGAAGACCATCCTCTATTTCCTTCCATTTCCAACCTTTAACTGCCTTCCATGAGAGGTTCAATGAGCCTTGTATTGCAGCTTTTCCAAACTTGAATCTGTTAATGATCTTTCCTAAAAGCACTTGATTTGTTTCTTGTGGTTCATCTACTTCACCCGGATTGAGGGTGAAAGTAATGTCATCGGGAGATAtctgttgtaacgccctaatgctaaggcacgctacagtgctttttcaattattgtgcaatctttgctaatcaaagaaattcctcaaaaaacgtgtcaaattaaaacttttgcattaaatactaaactttgtaatttaataaaatatttacaagtgccgggatcccgttttttaaactttataaaatttacttttcaagcatacattccaaaatacacagagctacaggtcgcacagcgactttcaaaatacaactcccagatgtcccgagaccgaacactccaggtcgcgctgcttgacatgtacaatctcacccgagctcaggttcactcctgttcagccttcgcctttcctttacctacacaaggaagcagaaactgtgagtcaacagactcagtaagaaatgcatataacatatcatataatttccgacctgtaaataggcgcccatacacctatttacagagcttaacagatgagtatgaacgttctaactaggatacgaccatgtaccatataccacatgcactcagtataccttcgtactagtgtaggtagggtatgaccgcaccttgagtactatcaagtgttgtaccacaaacaccttgtaccttcccgtacaactGCTGGTAACACTATATCGTACTTctaaacatcatacaccttaccaatgcactccgtaccgcaaccgtacaagtgttgatagtgtatgaatcacaacaaataagcatgtatacatattaacacatacatacattcagataatcacatcatacattatacacagttcttacctattttctgaattcaagtgtgctggccgacctgaacggaatttctgtgctagatggatgccctaatcacattttgaaaccaggtaagtcacatgattaaaactcTAATCCCGGGAACCCAAaatcaaaaccctaggttctgctatactctaaaggggttattctaactctggaaatggggaaacacccaactgaggcactgaaatggacaaaaattgagaaaacaaaGTGTTcgggattcctgccaaaaaGCTGCCAGGTTTTGTAACTTGCAAACCGGCTGGCCGGTTTGCACCCGCAATGTCCCAAATCATTTCATctcttgctcaattttccaccaaatgttaccaaactttccagagtacctaTTCAATGCATatacaataaaacccagccagtatttcacagaaaaacaaaccaaatcaatttatgccattaaagctcaaagctttgaactttaaacctaaaattgcataaaaccaTCAACACCCACTAAAACCAGCAGCtaggacttagaatcaactcaactaaaccctaaaattcgaattctaaatataagaaaacctaacagccactaaacctagAAATCTCACATTCAACCTTCCATAAAATTCAAGAACTAGAGAGGGATAagactagggcttaccttagcttCAATACCCTTGAATCTCTACTGAATTCCCAGCAAAAGAAGCAAAGAACTCCCCTGATTTCTCCTTGGTTTGGTGCAGCTCGaagggaaagagagaaagagaaggaattctccaatttttggtttttctttcttttttttttaattaagtaaatgATTTACTTAACTCATTTTGGCTGAAAAAAgaatgctaggtgtcaactaaagGGACAGCCACCTATTCCACTTAAtagcaaaagactaaaatgccctttagacttaaaactagggtatttttgaaactaggggtaaaatggtcaaattccataaccccgctcaatcccgataatttattttctctaaattatttcccactatgaaatagggttctaaacttacccatgtgatcaatctagccatccatcgcattttccgttgtcgccgagtaaaaattgcaaaattaacatatttcacatataaactaaataatacccctagagtttaataaaatctccagaattgagaaattataactctaatatttatttctaaatattggggtccacaattaaattaattcacaaataataataaaataataaaaattagtgctaattgcctttactaatccacattactagagcggtcattacatctGTATAGAGTCTTCGAAAAGATTACTAATTCCTGAGGAATCCATTACGTTGACAATGAAAAAACGCATGTGTAGGGTAATGCAGAGCAAGTCTCTATAAATTTCCAAGAAGTGAGCTCCTAGAGAGAATTTTGGTCTCATCATAATACCATTCTTCTATTACCAATTACTATATTCACTCCATTCTCGGCCTTAAACTTTTATTTGAATAGTAGACCTTTTAAGCAAACGTATCAGTATGGGaattaatgtttgaaaaaacaaaaattaagaagcagcataaataaaaatgaataagtTATAATGAAAATTTGAGGGTAGCATGTCAAGTTGTCAACCTGGTGTTGAGCACCATATAAGTCAGTCTCAATTTTTAGGAAAGCATaaattataacttaattatAAGTGCAGAttgtattattataataatttaaaaatgtaCACAAATTAATATTACCAATTGAGTGAGGGCTTTGCTGCCATAATAACTCCACTCTTTTCTCATTATTGAAAAATGTGAAGTAAAATTTTAGGTATACATTCCATTGAGAATTGGAGATCTAATCTTACGATATCTAGCGACTTGATACAATACcataaagaacaaaaaaaatgtatatggaAAATACTTATTTTAAACTTAGGTAATGGACCGAAATTACACAATGAAGTATCTGAGATTCTTTTGTGAAAAAACATAAGTTCATTAACAACAAAAGATGAGAGACACAGGGGAGACTCCCTCCCCGATACACAAACCAGCATCCAGGCTAGAGATTCTAGCTCTTGTAGCTAAACCATCCGTAAAGGAATTCAAGTTCCAACAAACAAAGGAAAACTTAttaaacttcttaattaaatctaaaactaCTAAAAAAACATGGAGGACACACTAACTTAGAAAAACTAGTAACCAAAATTAGGGAATCAGAGAAAATATGAATGTTGTTCCAAGAGTTTTCTAGGGCCCAAGAGAGTGCCAAATGCACTGCCGCAACTGCTGCCTCCAAAGCAAAATAAGTTGTAGTATTAGAAGAAATATGAGCCCAAGAGCTATCTTCAAAATTAGTCTTGACAACAGCCAAACCAGCAACTCCATTTAACCAGAAAGCATCAGTGCAGATGACAATCGCCATGCCATGCCTACTAAGCAAAGTACCAACTTCATTTAACTTAGCCGTTAAAGTTCGCTTGCTAAAATCCTGCAACTCATAAAACTCAGAAAAGAGAGTATTCATTTTCCTACAAAAAtcaacaacatttaaaataccTCCTTTTAACCACAAAAGGTTTCTCCGTTTCCAAATCGCCAAAACCACACACCCAAAATAAGTGATGCACCAGCTTGAAGCTTGGAAGAGCCATAATAAAGGCTTCAAATAACTGCATCACTAAATCGCTAGGAATTAAATCAATTCTACAAGGGATCAGACCAGAAAACCAAACGGCCTTAGCGAAAAATGCAATCACGAAAGAGGTGCAGACAATTTTTCACCATGTTTTCACAAAGAAGACAATTCATTTCCAGAAGAAAGGGCAATCTAGATTTGGTAGGAAGAGCTTCATTGAAAACACGCCAGATCATAATGGAAACTCAAGGATGTATATCCGGATGCCAAATCCACTTCCACACATTCTTCGTAGGGGAAAATCTAATCTATTGATCACAAAGATAGGCACCTTTAACCAAAAAACAACCATTCCTGCTATGCTTCCAAACCAGTTGATTGTCAAACTCCATAGGGATCCTAGGAATTTGCATGATATGAGCGGCTAAGGAGTTACCAAAAATCTGCACTATTACCTCCTTGTTCCAAACAGAATTAGAGGAAATATCAGCAACTGATTGCATTGCAAAATGATTCAATATCAAGCTTTCCATCAAAGCTTTAAAATCATCGAAGTTCAGGAAGGGAATCCACGGTTGGTGCCACACATCAATGGTCCTTCCATCAGCAGCCAACGTAAAAGCACCTTTCAAGATAACTTCACGAGAATCCAGAATGCACTTCCAAGTATAAGAATCCCTAGCTTTGTGCTCCACTGACCAAAAAATTTTATACCTACAATACTTAATGAGTAAACAAGAAACCCATGGCTTATTATCCTTCCTTACCAAGCTCTAAGCCAATTTCGAAAGTAGGGCTTTGTTTACATCTTCAAATTTCCTCAGACCCAGACCCCATGTGCCTTTTGTTGACAAATAAAATCTCAAGGTCTCAACACCATGAATCTTTCCTTATCTGCATTTCCGATCCACCAGAATTTCCTCATGAGAGCATCTAAATCACGACAAATTGAAATTGGAACCATGGAAGTAGACATAGGGTGCACAGGCAAGGAGGCAGCTACCGATTTAATCAAAGTGAGACTTCCTGCTAAGGATAATGATTTGAGCTTCCACCCTTCCAATCTTTTCATCATATTATCTTTAAGCTTTTGGAAATCCTCATTTTTCCTTctcttagggctcgtttggtacgccgtattgtaatgtattgtattgtattgtattgtattagtattatttaatacaatacaatgtttggtattgacttgtattaattgattgtgtaaagttataatatatttttattacactCGATCCCAACACAACATACGGGTTGGGTAccgagtctgggtccgggttcgggtttgggttcgggtctgggttcgggtcctaggctccgagtttgggtccaggtccctgtttgggtctagggtccgggtccgagtccggggtcagggtccgggtccaggGTCGGGTCCG is a window from the Cannabis sativa cultivar Pink pepper isolate KNU-18-1 chromosome 1, ASM2916894v1, whole genome shotgun sequence genome containing:
- the LOC133031214 gene encoding uncharacterized protein LOC133031214 → MGKDKASGPDGLPPSFYSHHWNTVSEDVFEIITHFFTHLELPGFINDTSLVLIPKNEAPLSTKDYRPIALCNVSYKIISKIIASRLRGILPRIISPNQATFIRGRSIAENSMIAREIVHSMKKRKNNRGFMMIKLDLEKAYDKMDWDFILLILSNMGFTNPFLGWIRACISVQEIKLLLNGSIAGKIKPRGLRQGDPLSPSLFILAAETLSRLLLDKEKRGQIKGIKVGRHGPTIDHLMFADDIMLFGQASTKEAKAFKECLATYCEWSGQSINLHKSSVFFSCGVPRGRIQTIKEILRMKQMTEKVTYLRLPLFNTSRRTSNYNNLVDRVLLRIKDVIPTTTANKIDKALRDFWWGDTEEKRVLHCVAWETLCKPKTHGSLGFRTTEATNQAFLMKWAWKVLTDDSSLWKHVLGAKYLKNHNFLDLDPQASDSVLWKAILKARNQLHKGMCRKIGNSESTSIWFHPWIPLGNLQPQPRLDATQGVSLVCNFIHNFTWREDLVHQWFQPEDARRILNITKPNHPVEDSWLWTPESNGKFTIRSAYRTIKNLDQGITSNEKWWILWGTKMHSRLKMLWWRILSNCLLTRGKLQLFAGLNDPNCPLCSLVVEDSLHIFWKCHLARSLWFDCCWSIRTCSFNFSNWEEWINWFKITDNRPKDTSLHAFLKGAAIIFEKIWSERNKVVHQQQCTPTKIILQLIDNRLQKAFQTLQCGPAPMMQWLPPPEGWFICNTDVAIDQA